One window from the genome of Leptospira broomii serovar Hurstbridge str. 5399 encodes:
- a CDS encoding adenylate/guanylate cyclase domain-containing protein yields MAFKRTIIASASEDRLENLILERLRPGADKEKIDQRIWDLFGEMWCIMFTDLSGFSRGVEKFGIIHFLQTIQESERVLVPIIEENDGILLKSEGDSFLVIFRNVAKGISAAIKMQRELVEYNVNKIPEEKILLCVGLGFGRVLKIGDLDVFGSEVNTASKLGEDTAESGEILVTQGVFENSQDMGLKFEALEHAPAGTSKAYKLLY; encoded by the coding sequence ATGGCATTTAAACGGACCATTATAGCGAGCGCTTCGGAAGATCGATTGGAGAACCTAATCTTAGAACGGTTAAGACCTGGAGCGGATAAGGAAAAAATCGATCAGAGAATCTGGGATCTCTTCGGAGAAATGTGGTGCATCATGTTCACAGACTTATCCGGGTTTTCCCGGGGCGTGGAAAAATTCGGGATCATTCATTTTCTTCAAACCATTCAAGAATCGGAAAGGGTTTTAGTTCCGATTATCGAGGAAAACGACGGAATCTTGCTGAAATCCGAAGGTGACAGTTTTTTAGTGATTTTTCGAAATGTTGCAAAGGGCATCTCTGCTGCAATTAAAATGCAGAGAGAACTTGTAGAGTATAACGTAAATAAAATTCCGGAAGAGAAAATCCTTCTTTGTGTGGGTTTAGGTTTCGGAAGAGTATTAAAAATAGGAGATCTGGATGTATTCGGTTCCGAGGTAAACACCGCAAGTAAATTGGGGGAAGATACGGCAGAATCCGGTGAAATTTTAGTCACACAAGGTGTCTTTGAAAACTCCCAGGATATGGGGCTTAAATTCGAAGCTCTCGAACATGCTCCGGCAGGGACAAGCAAAGCTTACAAATTGCTATATTAA
- a CDS encoding MarR family winged helix-turn-helix transcriptional regulator, with the protein MLILEDQLGFNLNRVAILFRRELIRALKDYRLSPEQWQVLAMLWAKGPLTQRQIINVTLQDAPSTSKMIRRMIQNGYVDLVISEEDRRVTLIKLTKLGESYRKEVPRKLVNHFESLLKKYPQKNREILLFQLKELRKVLNDEMGEEQ; encoded by the coding sequence ATGCTTATTTTAGAAGATCAGTTAGGATTTAATCTAAATAGGGTCGCAATACTGTTCAGAAGGGAATTGATACGTGCATTGAAAGATTATCGTCTTTCTCCCGAACAATGGCAGGTATTGGCGATGCTCTGGGCCAAAGGGCCGCTTACGCAAAGGCAAATCATAAATGTAACTCTACAGGATGCCCCTTCCACATCGAAAATGATTCGTAGAATGATTCAGAACGGCTATGTCGATCTAGTGATTTCGGAAGAAGATCGAAGAGTTACGCTAATAAAACTGACGAAACTCGGCGAATCGTATAGAAAGGAAGTTCCAAGAAAGCTCGTAAATCACTTCGAGTCATTATTAAAAAAATATCCTCAAAAAAATAGGGAAATACTTCTATTTCAATTAAAGGAATTACGCAAAGTCTTAAACGATGAGATGGGAGAAGAGCAATAA
- a CDS encoding DoxX family membrane protein — protein sequence MKLFIFSVHTVFGGIFFLYGLSKFHPFMPIPPMNPQAANFIAALIGTGYLWYLIGGIETVAGLMIILRRKVPLALLILAPIITNIVFYLLILQRGIGFPPIAMSIFLICSEGYLFYLYRNSYKGLIFEPEKS from the coding sequence ATGAAACTTTTTATTTTCAGCGTTCACACAGTATTTGGAGGAATATTCTTTCTCTATGGGTTAAGTAAATTCCATCCTTTTATGCCGATTCCCCCCATGAATCCTCAAGCAGCTAATTTCATTGCAGCCTTGATCGGGACAGGGTACCTTTGGTATTTGATCGGCGGGATCGAAACGGTAGCCGGATTAATGATAATTTTACGTCGAAAAGTGCCTTTAGCCCTGCTAATATTGGCTCCGATTATCACCAATATCGTCTTTTATCTGCTTATATTACAGAGAGGGATAGGTTTCCCTCCCATCGCGATGAGTATTTTTCTGATCTGCTCCGAAGGTTATCTCTTTTATCTGTATAGAAATTCCTATAAAGGTTTAATTTTCGAACCGGAAAAATCGTAG
- a CDS encoding coiled-coil domain-containing protein → MQDNIELFVRRLPHIFFILFSIPILFYLYTGYKERKELKFFIAWQSIVSYILIACGFILIILSSYLSIDEILTIFRELTTLFAFIYGIFATIHDFHEKDNETGKRVVTNVGKIGVMVLTVNILLSMSTDYVNQALANIDKDHLDSKIKILEQEYITQTGEIKGDTSLLLSNYQQYIELSHRKVGELEAEIERLRTESQNTAQILKETQGRLAQSLQENQERVKELETANAQLTVKTQDAAVFASKFSDASQKVEERQKTITQLNSELQSKTIEAASLTERGNACNIDLIASRKNVTDLSGQIQTKIGDINACNGKLSESAKMITELKKSMNDVNLSLNSKINDWNACASQLAELKAQVSEKNKSLSDSISLANQRGTDLRNCRAMVDKEVGGITQRLSGIEDFLKTKAAGPERKPGTP, encoded by the coding sequence ATGCAGGATAATATTGAACTTTTTGTACGAAGACTTCCACATATATTCTTTATTCTATTTTCAATACCCATCTTATTCTATTTATATACGGGATATAAAGAGCGGAAAGAGTTAAAATTCTTCATCGCTTGGCAATCTATCGTCTCGTACATATTGATAGCATGCGGATTTATTTTAATCATTCTTTCCTCTTATCTTTCGATCGACGAAATATTGACGATCTTCCGCGAGCTCACTACTTTATTCGCCTTCATCTACGGTATTTTTGCTACGATTCACGATTTTCACGAGAAGGATAATGAAACAGGTAAAAGGGTCGTCACGAACGTCGGAAAGATCGGAGTCATGGTCCTGACGGTCAACATCCTATTGTCGATGAGTACGGATTATGTCAATCAAGCTCTCGCAAATATCGATAAGGATCATTTGGATTCTAAAATCAAAATTCTCGAACAAGAGTACATAACGCAAACGGGAGAAATTAAAGGCGATACGTCTCTCTTGCTTAGCAATTATCAGCAATATATCGAACTATCGCATCGTAAAGTAGGAGAGTTGGAAGCGGAAATCGAAAGATTGAGAACGGAATCGCAAAATACTGCCCAGATATTGAAAGAAACTCAAGGAAGACTCGCTCAATCTTTACAGGAAAATCAAGAAAGAGTAAAAGAACTCGAAACTGCCAACGCCCAGCTTACCGTTAAAACCCAGGATGCTGCCGTATTTGCGTCTAAATTTTCCGATGCATCTCAAAAAGTGGAAGAACGACAAAAGACGATCACCCAACTTAACTCCGAACTACAATCCAAAACGATCGAGGCGGCTTCCTTAACGGAAAGAGGAAACGCTTGTAATATCGATCTTATCGCTTCCAGGAAAAACGTAACCGATTTAAGCGGTCAAATTCAAACTAAGATCGGAGACATCAATGCTTGTAACGGAAAGCTTTCGGAATCGGCAAAGATGATAACGGAATTAAAGAAAAGCATGAACGACGTGAACCTCTCGTTGAATTCCAAAATAAACGATTGGAACGCATGCGCTTCACAACTTGCCGAACTAAAGGCGCAGGTTTCCGAAAAAAACAAATCGTTATCTGATTCCATTTCACTTGCGAATCAAAGAGGTACCGACCTGCGCAATTGTAGAGCGATGGTCGACAAGGAAGTAGGAGGAATAACACAAAGATTATCAGGGATAGAGGACTTCCTGAAAACAAAAGCGGCAGGCCCAGAACGAAAACCCGGAACACCCTAA
- a CDS encoding thioredoxin family protein has protein sequence MRSRSKVNHSVRLVGYKMKRALFLFSILSIFVYSLSAMKPGDLAPDFSEKDISGKLRNLSEFKGKFLVLEWHNQGCPFVKKHYGSGNMQKLQKEITAKGVVWLSVISSAPGKQGYVTPEEEKEFLKKSQASPSAVLFDSDGTMGKAYGAKTTPQMVLISPQGKILYNGAIDDKPSTDQSDIPSAKNYITAAIDEALAGRQISVSTSQPYGCSVKYE, from the coding sequence ATGAGATCTAGGTCTAAAGTTAATCATTCTGTTCGGTTGGTAGGCTATAAAATGAAGCGAGCGCTTTTTCTATTCTCAATACTTTCGATATTCGTTTATTCACTTTCAGCTATGAAGCCGGGAGATCTTGCTCCGGACTTTTCGGAAAAGGATATCTCCGGAAAATTGCGTAATTTATCCGAGTTTAAAGGTAAGTTTTTGGTTCTTGAGTGGCATAATCAGGGATGTCCTTTCGTTAAAAAACATTATGGATCCGGAAACATGCAAAAATTGCAGAAGGAAATAACTGCAAAGGGAGTGGTTTGGTTGAGCGTGATATCGTCCGCCCCGGGAAAGCAGGGTTATGTTACACCGGAAGAAGAAAAAGAGTTTCTGAAAAAGTCACAAGCTTCTCCGTCGGCAGTATTATTCGATTCGGATGGAACGATGGGGAAGGCATACGGAGCAAAGACAACTCCTCAAATGGTACTTATTTCCCCTCAGGGAAAAATACTGTATAACGGTGCGATTGATGATAAACCTTCCACCGATCAGTCTGATATTCCTTCGGCAAAAAATTATATTACGGCTGCGATAGATGAGGCGTTGGCAGGTAGACAGATCAGCGTTTCGACGTCCCAGCCTTATGGATGCTCCGTTAAGTACGAGTAA
- a CDS encoding DUF4345 family protein, which produces MKTHTLELENSENEPRLKLLTLISKVYLLLNLAVFFAFAVGFFIAPTMLADQIGFSIHSTAALADFRAMYGGLCLGIGILILLGILQTKTRIAAIQISVLTAGGLLLGRLITLILDGPGNEYIYISMLTEVFGIALGFFLLRK; this is translated from the coding sequence ATGAAAACGCATACTCTTGAACTCGAAAATTCCGAAAACGAACCTCGTTTGAAATTACTTACGCTGATCTCTAAAGTATACTTGCTTTTAAATTTAGCGGTTTTCTTCGCTTTTGCGGTCGGTTTCTTTATCGCACCGACTATGTTGGCGGACCAGATAGGATTTTCGATACACTCAACCGCCGCACTTGCCGATTTCCGTGCGATGTATGGCGGTCTTTGCTTGGGAATAGGTATCCTGATACTACTCGGAATACTCCAGACAAAAACGCGAATCGCGGCGATTCAGATTTCCGTTCTGACCGCGGGAGGACTTCTTCTCGGCAGATTGATTACTTTGATTCTCGACGGTCCGGGCAACGAATACATATATATTAGTATGTTAACCGAAGTCTTCGGGATCGCATTAGGATTCTTCCTTTTGCGAAAGTGA
- a CDS encoding helix-turn-helix domain-containing protein, with product MTLLVWLENGFILFGGFLAVLLSVNEMLSRSKEAYRFFFSSTLLSVACIQLLSAFGLKTATDSSGSPFLFANIHLPFLFLPAPFAYLTIKTISDEHFSIKRYGILIGFTVFTVGLFFAVYNLPILGLERSSLYAAEVFDDKTIPRTWTSQLPYFFAGIYSLIFAAKIFRVLGQSQDFRVKVLLGIFLLDTFAVSILVILGSIFGTFFFRSALLAISFVLCLIFFVRSKYPNISENISKELAKVRYARSRLEGMDSDSLIERLNELLETEKIYKNDNLSLAGIAKELSLTPHQLSELINQKLNLGFFSLINRYRVEEAKRLLIWTDKTVLEITYEVGFNNRSSFNESFLKFTGATPITYRRKNKMSEIITTDKKNRKTL from the coding sequence ATGACTCTACTCGTCTGGCTTGAAAACGGCTTCATTCTCTTCGGCGGTTTTTTAGCCGTTCTATTATCAGTTAATGAAATGCTTTCCCGTTCCAAGGAAGCGTACCGTTTTTTCTTTTCCTCCACTTTACTGTCCGTTGCTTGTATTCAATTGCTAAGCGCATTCGGACTGAAAACCGCTACGGATAGCTCCGGTAGTCCATTTCTTTTTGCTAATATTCATCTTCCTTTTCTTTTTCTTCCGGCGCCGTTTGCCTACTTGACTATAAAAACGATTTCTGACGAGCACTTCTCGATTAAAAGATATGGAATATTGATCGGTTTTACCGTCTTTACTGTAGGTTTATTCTTTGCCGTTTATAATTTGCCCATTCTCGGGCTGGAAAGATCGTCTCTTTATGCCGCCGAGGTATTTGATGATAAAACTATCCCGCGGACATGGACTTCGCAGCTACCGTATTTTTTTGCCGGGATTTATTCCTTGATATTTGCGGCGAAAATATTTAGAGTTCTAGGCCAAAGTCAAGACTTTCGCGTAAAGGTCCTACTCGGAATTTTCCTACTAGATACGTTCGCAGTTTCTATCTTAGTGATATTAGGTTCGATTTTCGGGACTTTCTTTTTTAGATCGGCCCTGCTTGCAATTTCCTTCGTGCTATGTCTGATTTTTTTCGTCAGAAGCAAATACCCGAATATTTCCGAAAATATAAGTAAAGAATTGGCCAAAGTCAGATACGCGAGGTCTCGACTTGAGGGAATGGATTCCGACTCGTTGATCGAGAGATTAAACGAATTATTAGAAACTGAAAAAATATATAAGAATGATAATTTATCGCTGGCCGGAATCGCTAAGGAACTTTCCCTTACGCCGCACCAGTTGTCAGAATTAATCAACCAAAAACTGAACCTCGGTTTTTTCTCCCTGATCAATCGGTATAGAGTCGAAGAGGCCAAACGACTATTGATTTGGACGGATAAGACGGTTTTGGAAATTACGTACGAAGTAGGTTTCAACAATCGGTCCTCTTTTAACGAATCGTTTTTAAAATTCACCGGAGCTACTCCGATTACTTATAGAAGAAAAAATAAAATGTCGGAAATTATAACTACCGACAAAAAAAATCGAAAGACTTTATAA
- a CDS encoding tellurite resistance TerB family protein, producing the protein MERVSSLASKVLPGHEFYEKFQKGLDPESEIFQLKMNYAKVLVSLWSYACHADGNFHKREGNLVGQMVKAMFDKDCIFDSHQDSKDEIVEELSEVFESPLPIKMIKDFSEGNPVLAANFYEDAVCIIATDGSFTDREKEFLNDLAKELEISQMDKKNIDNKYSDTSDKD; encoded by the coding sequence ATGGAGAGGGTTTCATCCTTAGCGAGTAAGGTTCTGCCTGGCCACGAATTTTACGAAAAATTTCAGAAAGGCCTCGATCCGGAATCGGAAATTTTCCAGTTAAAGATGAACTATGCCAAGGTATTGGTTAGCCTCTGGTCTTATGCTTGTCATGCCGACGGAAACTTTCATAAGAGAGAAGGAAATTTAGTCGGGCAGATGGTCAAAGCGATGTTCGACAAAGATTGTATCTTCGACTCTCATCAAGATAGCAAGGACGAAATCGTAGAAGAATTGTCCGAAGTTTTTGAATCTCCTCTCCCGATCAAAATGATTAAGGATTTTTCGGAAGGAAATCCGGTCTTAGCCGCGAACTTTTACGAGGATGCGGTTTGTATCATCGCGACCGACGGATCCTTTACGGATAGAGAAAAAGAATTCTTAAACGATCTCGCTAAGGAATTAGAGATATCGCAGATGGATAAAAAAAATATCGATAATAAATACTCGGATACGAGCGATAAAGACTAA